The genomic DNA CGTCCCACCTGGACCCAGCTCAGCCTGGGCGAGTTGGACCGCCTGTTCATGCGTGGCCGCTGAAGGCTTGCGTTCTGGATTTGGACGTCCATACTGCAAAACGTCCATCTCATCGGTGTCCGCCATGCTAGGTCGATTTCTGTTTGGATTTGGTTTGAGTCTTGGAGTGGTTACTGTGCACGCCGAAAATACCGTGTCGCCGTCTGACGCCTCTGCCGCCGAGGTGACGAAACAGGTCGAGCAATGGAAGCAGGGGCGCCTGCAGCGCCTTACCGCCCCGGACGGCTGGCTTAGCCTCGTCGGGCTGGAATGGCTGCACCCGGGCGCCAACCGGGTAGGCAGCGCCAGTGACAACGACATCGTGCTGAAAGTCGGCCCGGCGCACCTGGGCGTGGTCACCCTGGCCGCCGATGGCACGGCCAAGATCGTGCTGGCCAAGGACAGTGGTGCCACCATCGATGGCAAGCCGGCGCAAGAGGCGACACTGGTCGACGATATCCAGGCCGGTGAAAACGGTCATCCGACGACGATCGCCTTTGGTGCCGCGAATTTCTACGTGATCGAGCGCGATGGTCGCAAAGGGCTGCGCGTCAAGGATGCGGACGCGGCAACGCGCAAGCACTTCCTGGGGCTGGACTATTACCCGATCG from Dyella sp. GSA-30 includes the following:
- a CDS encoding DUF1684 domain-containing protein, producing MHAENTVSPSDASAAEVTKQVEQWKQGRLQRLTAPDGWLSLVGLEWLHPGANRVGSASDNDIVLKVGPAHLGVVTLAADGTAKIVLAKDSGATIDGKPAQEATLVDDIQAGENGHPTTIAFGAANFYVIERDGRKGLRVKDADAATRKHFLGLDYYPIDPSWRIVADWVPFDPPHKLEIGSVLGTIDKVDVPGKAVFKRDGHTFELLPYQEEPGGELFFVLADRTSGKETYGAARFLYAALPKDGKVILDFNRAYNPPCAFTEYATCPLAPPENRLDVAVTAGEKKYRGSEH